One window from the genome of Antechinus flavipes isolate AdamAnt ecotype Samford, QLD, Australia chromosome X, AdamAnt_v2, whole genome shotgun sequence encodes:
- the LOC127543136 gene encoding rho GTPase-activating protein 6-like has translation MQAVFIQNLSELERTRLREIAFFCLQEKNPTWPIKMPKVSPDNAQTFGIPLSQVIANDLANKRQREAMKVPRRQGIDVEASVLRFLTEKHRQCMQGEHSLLGALMEYHREPLIPLFADHPPKIQRRGGLSVDCIFDLDQGNSRLLEALQLSLPASQEGVKLMGNEEKLGLNPIFRQVPVIVDKCCEHIEEHGLKTLGIFRVGSSKKRVKELREEFDQGLDVTLDETQSVHDVAALLKEFLRDLSEPLVPREFYQVFLRAASLPTGERLAILQLLIFLLPPCNCDTLYRLLQFLDKVSKHCEDTIGPQGQMISGNRMTTANLAMIFGPNILQKEKMHEKDTKVLGMEESTAMITVLQTLIENFQLLYMVPPDVQSEVLLSLWHTDPDVIEYLLRQKFKTPMPLAVPETSASDSESTSASECVSASGSLSCSALESATSSIIHMGVRKETDEAVASTSSGAVQIPTLFPPFSFLRLPGRMEKETAKSSKTLFCLRPFRSSHGAQSPDDASSSQGVCMRLFSSHSQRQAARAEEDVVEEQAPQAAAKEEQDEAEFKGKGKGKGKGKGKGKGKGKAPAKSEKRAKSPLSDDSDSEPRPGCSWFQS, from the exons ATGCAGGCCGTATTCATTCAGAATCTCTCGGAGCTGGAGCGTACCAGGCTTCGGGAGATAGCCTTCTTCTGCCTTCAGGAGAAGAATCCCACCTGGCCCATCAAGATGCCCAAAG TTTCCCCAGATAATGCTCAGACCTTTGGGATCCCCCTCTCCCAAGTCATTGCCAACGACTTGGCCAACAAACGGCAGAGGGAAGCCATGAAGGTTCCTCGGAGACAAGGCATTGATGTGGAGGCTTCCGTGCTTCGGTTCCTCACAGAGAAACATCGCCAGTGCATGCAAGGAGAGCACTCCCTGCTGGGAGCCCTGATGGAGTATCACAGGGAGCCTCTGATTCCCCTGTTTGCAGACCATCCACCCAAGATCCAGAGAAGG GGGGGCTTATCTGTTGACTGCATTTTCGATTTGGATCAAGGCAACTCGCGCCTATTGGAGGCCCTGCAGCTCTCTCTCCCTGCCAGTCAGGAGGGTGTAAAGCTCATGGGCAATGAGGAGAAGTTGGGGCTCAACCCTATTTTCCGACAGGTCCCCGTTATTGTGGACAAGTGTTGTGAGCACATCGAGGAGCATG GTCTGAAGACCCTTGGGATTTTCCGTGTTGGAAGCTCCAAGAAGAGAGTGAAGGAG cTTCGTGAAGAATTTGATCAAGGCTTGGACGTCACACTGGATGAGACCCAGAGCGTTCACGATGTGGCAGCACTGCTTAAGGAGTTTCTGCGGGATCTCAGTGAGCCCCTGGTGCCCCGGGAGTTCTACCAAGTTTTTCTCCGAGCCGCCA gtctgccTACCGGTGAGAGGCTGGCTATCTTGCAGCTGCTGATTTTTCTGCTGCCCCCGTGCAACTGCGATACTCTGTACCGCCTCCTGCAGTTCCTGGATAAAGTGTCCAAGCACTGCGAGGACACCATTGGGCCTCAGGGCCAGATG ATTTCTGGCAATCGGATGACCACCGCCAACTTGGCTATGATTTTTGGACCCAACATCCTGCAGAAGGAGAAGATGCACGAGAAGGACACCAAAGTTCTGGGGATGGAGGAGAGCACAGCCATGATCACTGTGCTCCAGACACTGATTGAGAATTTCCAGCTCCTTTACATG GTGCCCCCTGATGTGCAGAGCGAAGTGCTTCTCAGCCTGTGGCACACTGACCCTGATGTCATTGAATATCTTCTGCGTCAAAAATTCAAGACCCCCATGCCCCTGGCGGTTCCCGAGACATCAGCTTCTGATAGCGAGTCCACCTCTGCTTCTGAATGTGTCTCTGCTTCTGGATCGCTCTCCTGCTCTGCCCTCGAATCTGCCACATCCTCCATCATTCACAT GGGTGTGCGCAAGGAAACTGATGAGGCCGTGGCCAGTACCAGTTCTGGGGCAGTCCAGATCCCCACTCTCTTCCCGCCGTTCTCCTTCCTGAGGCTCCCCGGCCGCATGGAAAAGGAAACTGCCAAGAGCTCCAAAACTCTCTTCTGCCTGCGCCCCTTCAGGTCTAGCCATGGAGCTCAGAGCCCTGATGATGCCTCCTCCAGCCAAG GAGTCTGCATGAGGCTGTTCTCATCCCACAGCCAGCGCCAGGCGGCCCGTGCCGAGGAAGATGTCGTGGAAGAGCAGGCCCCCCAGGCTGCGGCCAAAGAGGAACAGGATGAGGCCGAATTCAAGGGCAAGGGCAAGGGCAAGGGCAAGGGCAAAGGCAAGGGCAAGGGCAAGGGCAAGGCCCCCGCAAAATCTGAAAAGCGGGCCAAATCCCCCCTTTCTGATGATAGCGATTCTGAACCACGCCCTGGCTGCAGCTGGTTCCAGTCCTAA